DNA from Acidobacteriota bacterium:
CAACGTTCCCTGAATCTGGAGATCGCTGGCGAGTGCTTCGGGGATCTCTTCTGTTGACTGGCTGCGAGACGAGAATACGACCTTTCCCTCGACGTCAGTAACCTCGATTGACTTCCAGATGCGTCGTTCCGGATCTCCCTCCAAGGTCCGCGTGAGGATTTCTCTGCGGGTCTCCACGACGTCGAGAGTTTCGGCTTCCGCCCTGCCGAGCTCCGCTGCGATCCGCTCTGCTTCTTCACGCCCTCCCGCCAGCACGTCTTCCAGATACCGGCGCGAGAGTGAGCCGGCAATCAAATGACCGAAAAGAAAAATGATGCCGATCATGAGGCACAGAAAGATTCCGGCCGCGACCACGTATTGTCGTCGAAGCGGTGTTCGTGTGCCGAAAATGCGTCTTGCGTTGGTCAAACTGGCCTGTCCTTCGCGCCGACCTCGCCCATTCTCCGGTATCGAGCGCCTGAATCCAATCAGGGGTGACGGCTTACGGATGGCCACGCAAGGTGCATGCCACCCGCCGGCTCACCGAGATAGAACGTCAGCTGCCGCACGCGGTTCGGAGATCGCCGGTCCTATCCGTCCGCTCCCAGGTGAACTCGGGTTCTTCTCGGCCGAAATGACCGAAGGCCGCTGTCTTTTTGTAGATTGGACGGAGGAGATCGAGATACTCGATGATTCCCAGCGGTGACAAGGGGAAAACGTCGCGCACGGCGGCGGTGACCCGTTCATCGGGAACCTCGCCGGTGCCAAAGGTGTCGACCAGCACTGAAACCGGCTCGACCACTCCGATGGCATAGGCGAGTTGCACCTCGGCGCGGCGAGCGAGCCCCGACGCTACAATGTTTTTTGCCACGTGACGAGCCATGTACGAGGCGGATCGATCCACCTTTGACGGATCCTTTCCCGAGAACGCGCCTCCGCCGTGCGAACCCACACCGCCATATGTATCGACGATGATTTTCCGACCGGTCAGCCCGCAGTCGCCCTGGGGCCCACCGATGACAAAACGCCCGGTCGGGTTGATGTGAATCTTCGTGTTCGCATCGAGGAGCTCGCCCGGGACGGTTGCTTCGATGATCTGCTCCCTGACCTCGGTTCGCAGCGTCTCGGTATCGATCTCTTCCGAATGTTGACAGGACACGACAACTGCCTCGACACGCCTCGGTCGGTCGCCCTCATACTCTATCGAGACCTGTGATTTCCCATCCGGTCGCAGCCAATCCAGCTCGCCACGTCGGCGCGCGGTGCTGAGACATTTCGTGAGCTGATGCGCCATCATCAGCGGCATCGGCATCAGCTCGGGAGTCTCGTCGGTCGCATATCCGAACATCAGACCCTGATCGCCGGCTCCGCCCGGATTCACGCCTTGCGCGATATCCGGTGACTGCGGATCTATCGAGGAGATCACCGCACAGGTTTCGTAATCAAAGCCGAACTTTGCCCGCGTGTATCCGATCTCCTTGATCGTGTCGCGCACGATCGCCGGGAAGTCAACGTAGCACGAAGTCGTGATCTCACCGGCCAAAAACGCGAGGCCCGTTGTCACTAACGTCTCGCACGCCACTCGACCGCTCCGGTCTTCGGCGAGCACTGCGTCAAGAATCGAGTCTGAAATCTGGTCGGCGATTTTGTCAGGATGACCCTCGGTGACTGATTCCGAGGTAAAGACATGTGTTCCGTTGGGTGCCATCGATCCTCCTCTGTGGTCTCACCCGTCCGATCCCCGCAGTCGGTGTCGAGGGGTCGGAAGTGAGCAGCAGAACAGACACGGTATCACTGTGTTTTCCGCCGGGTCAATTTTCCCTGAACTCAACACCCCTGCGTCAACTCCTTTTCCGGTTGACGCGGTGCCCGCGACCGCTGATGATCTTCGAATGTCCGGCGTAACCGTCGACCAGATCCGCAAGATTGCCCGAAGGCTCGAGGAGTTTCGCAGCTCATGTCGCGTGACGACGCTTGCCGAGGAGGAGAAATCACGGTCGCCTTTCAGACTCCTGGTCGCATGCGTCATTTCGCTGCGAACCAAGGACGAGGTGACAGCCGAGGCCAGCAAGCGGCTATTCGACCTCGCGCCCACGGCCGATCGGCTTGCAGCCCTCGACCCGGAATGCATCGCGAAGGCAATCTATCCCGCCGGCTTCTACAACACCAAAGCCAGGCAACTTCAGCAAATCGCCACCACTCTCCGCGACCAGTTTGGCGGTGAGGTACCTGCTGACGAGAACGCGCTCCTCGGCCTTCCTGGCGTCGGTCGAAAAACCGCCAATCTGGTGCTCGGGCTTGGCTTCAGCATTCCGGCAATCTGCGTTGATACCCACGTCCACCGCGTTTCCAACCGGTTGGGATTGGTCGCCACCGAGACGCCCGAGCAGACGGAGAAGGCCCTCAACGAAGTACTCCCGATCGAACTCTGGATCCCGATTAACGATCTCATGGTGACATTCGGGCAGAACTGCTGCCACCCGACCTCACCACGGTGCAGCGAATGTCCGCTCGACGACCTCTGTCCTCGGATCGGCGTCACACGTCACCGATGAAGTTTTGAGTTTTGAGTTTTGAGTTTTGAGTTTTGAGTTTCGAGATCCAATCCGCGCTGAAGGCTTGGCTGGACAGATGGGCGAATGACGCAAAATCCGAAATCCCAAATCCGAAATGCGGGGGTGGGCGGGCGCGCTAATTCGCCTGTCGCTGCTGGCTGAGATCGGCAAGCCGATCGGCCACTTCACGATATGAGGGTTCCCAGGCTGCGATCTCCTCGAAAAGGGAGACCGCTTGTTCGAGATCGCCAGCCGACTGATAGGCGCCCGCGAGATCGTACCGGAGGGCCATCCTCGCCTCCTCGGGGATATCTGGCGCCACGAGGGCCTTTTGATACCACTCGGCAGCTTCCGACCACATGCCCTGTTCCTGGTAACAGACACCTATGTTCGAGCAGCTTTCGACAAAGTAGTCGTTATCGCGTGAAGCGACCTGAAACTCGCGAATCGCCTCCGGCAGGAGTCCCATTTCACGGTACGCAATACCAAGATTGAAATGCGTGTCCGCGTCTTCCTCTGAAAGCTGTTCTTCGACTCCCTTTTGGAACTCGCGAAACACCTCTTCGAGAATCGCTTCTCCCTTGCCCCGGCCCGTCGCCTCTTCGACCATCGCCTCCTCGGCCGCCAGCTCCGCCTCGAGTTCCTTAGCGAGATCGATGTACTCCTCTTCATCTGCGAAGAGCTCCTCAGAGCCTTCCTCGACTGCCTCGACCTGCTCGAGCAGCACCCCGACCTCTTTCAATTTGCGCCGTCGCTCGGCAACTTCCGGGTCGTCGCCGTGCTGCTCCTCGAGATTGGCCAGCATTCTCGCTGCATCCTCGAAAAGCTCTTGATCGATGAAGAAATCGATCTGCTCCAGATCGCCCGTCGACGGTCCAGCAAAAGAGTCGCTGATTTCAACCAGTTCGTCGGCGACCTCTTCCACGACCGGCGGAGTTGGAAGCTCAGGTGCCGGTTCAGGTTCGGGCTCAAGCTCGGCGGGTTCTGCCTTGCGTTCGATCTCCGTAGCGCCGTCAAATACGTGGACTCCTGAGTCATAGTCGACCTCGAACTCTTCCAGCTCCGGAGGCTCTTCGTCGTCGACCACCTCTGCAGCCATCTCCCCGTCGACGTCCACAACCTCGATGAGATCACTTTCCTCATCGGTGAACCCTGCCTGCGCGACTGCTTCCCCGGTTTCGGCGGACGCATCCGCGAGTTCCGGTATGGCAGTCATCAAATCGCTCAATCCCTCCAACGATTTGCTCGACCGGTGGTGCTCGACGATCGGCGTCGCCATTGCGACTGCCTCTTCTCGGTCGCCGCGTTCCGCATACAGCAGCGCGAGTTGTTTCCGCGGTTCCAGCTCTTCGGGGAAGAACAGGACGACGTCTTCGAGATGGCTGATAGCCTTTTCCGTCAATCCATATTTGGCAAACACCAACGCCTCGGCCAAGCGTTCCTCGAAATCGAAGCTTTCGGGAGCCGGCGCAGGCTCCGAGGCCGATTTCTCGATTGGCTCGGGATATTGCTCCTCGATTTCGATTTCGACGTCATCCTCGATCTCGATGACGATCTCTTCCTCGTCATAATCGATTGTCTGCTGATCTTCGGCCTCGCCGACATCGACGCCGTCGAGCTCCGCCAGACGCTGACGGAACTGCTTGTTTTCGGGATCGGTCTCGAGGAGCTTGATATAGAGGCGTTTGGCGCCCTCCGCCTCACCGGACGTGAAATAACTCTCCGCCAACGCCGCCTCGATCGTGAACAGAGTTTCACTCTCGCCGGAAGGCCTGTACGCGCGCACCCCGAGCCTCAGCACTTCCTGATCTTCGGGGAACTCTTTCAGCAGGTTTTCGAGCGCGGCCTGGGCCCCCACGTGATCACCACGTTCCAGCAACTCTGAAACCGCAGGAACGAGCAGGTCGCGAGCGTCCGACGTTTCACCGGCCGAAAGCAGCGCTCCACCAACGAGGCTCCGCACCTCGGCGTTGTCCGGATCCGCCTCGAGGATCTTGCGAGCGGATTCGAGAGCCGCCTGTGACTCGCCGTGAGCGAGTTGGGTGCGAACCAGAAGCGTCTGGAGTTCGACGTTTTCCGGGGATCGTTCGGCTCCGAACTCGAGGAATTCTCGAGCTACCGCCTGCCTCCCGGACTCGAGAAACACCTTACACACCGGAAGCAGGAACCCTCCCTCTGGGGGATCCTGTTCAAGAACATGCCGGTACAGCCGTTCTGCCTGGTCGAGCTTGCCAGCGTCCAGGAGCACCTTCCCGAGCTTCTCGTAGACCTTGAGAGCCGATTTGGCTTGGCCCTGTTTAAGCAGGAGATCGGCAAGCCTGAGTGCCGACACATGGTTCGAGGGATCAAGATCAACCAGCTTCTCGTGCGCCTCGACGGCCTTGTCCAACTGGTCGTGCTTGACGTACCAGTCGGCCAGGATCTGGTATTCCCTCTTCGCCTCGATGACGAGCCCCTGCTCGAAATAGAGCTCCGCGAGCCGTTCGAAAATGTCGAGGCGCTGCGGATCCAAACGCTGGATCTTCTTGAGAATGGCAATCGCCTTGGTGGTGAATCCGTCGCGGGTGAAATGGCCCGCTATCTCTTCGTAGAGCTCGACCGCTTTCTGAAGTTCGCCAGCGCGACCGTACAGATCGCCAACGCGATTGATGATGGTCGTATCCTCGGGGTACTTCTTGAGTATCTTCTGGTACTCGCGAATTGCCTGCTCGAACTTACCCTTTTGAACGAGCTTTTCGGCGTCCTTGAGGACTTTGTCCCGCTTCAAGGCCATCTACAGAAAACTCCCCGATCCGGACGTATCATTGGGTCGCATACAGCGACGCAATCCCCGTGAACAATCCGGACTAACGTGTCCTAATCCCAGACTTTATGGTAACACAGGAGACCAACTGAAGCTCCGCCGATGCAGTGAGCCAGGCCCGTGCACCTGCAACGCGCGGCGGTGGGCCGCGGTCCCATATCCCTTGTTTTCCTCCCAATGCCAACGGGGGTCTTTCCGGCCCAAATTGACCATCAAATGGTCACGATGGACCTTGGCCAGGATCGAGGAGGCCGCGACACAGAAGTAATCGCGATCCGCCTTTTTCTTCGCCAGAACCTTGCAGTCGAGATCGCCGGGATGAACGTGATCAGTGACCACCACCGATTTCTCGTCAATGAGCGTACGAGCGGCTGCCGCCATTGCCAGCCGTGTTGCTTCGAGGATGTTGATTCGATCGATGACTTCGGGCCACACCTCGCAAACAACCCAACGCGCACCGCAGTCTCGCAATCGTTGGGCGGCCCGCTCGCGCTGGCGCTTCGTCATCACCTTCGAATCACGAACCTCATCATCCTCGGGAACGTGAACGAAAGCGGCCGCACACACAACCACCGGACCTGCGAGGGCCCCCCTCCCGACTTCGTCGATGCCTATGATCGACCCCGCACGTCGGAGCAGCTCGCGGTCTTTTGAACCCAGGCAACTCATTCTCGGGTCGGGAGTTAACCCGGACTATTCATGGTGTCTCGTGACGATTTCGGCGAGGTGTCGCACCCGGTGGGGTGCATCATTGACCGCAGTCGAGGCGTCATGAATATTCCGGGATCATCAGCGGTTGCGATCGCGCTCCCTGATGCGGGCAGCCTTGCCGCGCAAATTCCGAATGTAGTAAAGCTTCGCACGGCGGACGCGCCCGCGCCGAGACACCTCGATCTTCGCGATCGAGGGTGTGTGAAGGGGAAATGTCCGTTCGACGCCGATTCCGGATGAGATCTTGCGCACCGTGAACGTCTCGGAGACACCACCATGCTTGCGCGAGATCACGAGGCCTTCGAAAACCTGAATGCGTTCCTTCTCACCCTCTTTGAGGCGCACGTGGACCTTGACGTTGTCGCCAGGACGGAAATCTGGAATGTCACTCTTCAGGTACTCCTGCGTTACTTCGCGGATGAGGTCCATTGTTCTTTGCCTCCCAGGGGATCAGGAACCGACGGGACCGGCTCCCGGGGCGGGGAGTATACATGCCTTCCCCTGAATCGACAAGCGTTTACGAGAATCGTCCCCTGCGATCCCGCTCCCAATCCTGATCCCGCTCCTGAATCGATTTCTGCAGCTTTCTTTCGATTCAGCTTCTGAGCGTCAGCAAACGTCAGAGGATCATCTGCATCATCCGACCTTGGCAGTCATTCGTCGGGATCGGGATCGGGTTCGGGATCGGGCGACACACGACCCGAATGTACCGGCAGGCCATCGTTTTCCTTTTCTTCCTCGCCCCATCCGGAGGGTGCAGGAATTCCGTAGGCCACGACCTGATCGCCCGTCGGCACGAGTACGACCCTGCCATGGGCATCGAGAACCTGGTTGGAGGGCCACGGTTCTCCACCGTCGACCTCGTACGACCTGAAGCCGAACGGTACCTCCGCGCCGTCAGGCGCTAGCCAGTCGGGCACCACCAGATCCCAACGCTCCTCATCTTCGGGCACCGCTCGGAATTCGAGCTCGACCATCGCATGTGCCCCCAGCTCCTGACGTTGCGCCACGAGTTCTTCGGCTTCGGCCATCAGATCTTCCAGCACCTGTTCGGTAAACGCCTGAACCATTTCGCGGTCGTCAGTGCCCGTGATTTCGGCCGAGAGCAGGAGCTGGTAGGTCTCTTCCTGGAGTTCATCGCCAGCCAGAAAATCGAAGGCGAGCTCGGTTCCATCCTCGATTGCTTCGACGTCGAACGACGACCCGTGCACAAGGTCTCGCACGACCAGAGCGAGCAAGATGTCGTTCGCATTCGCGGCCGGAAATCCGATCTCCCAACCTGTCTCCCAAGTCTCCATCTTCAATCCTCCTTGATCGTGGCCTCCACATCTGCCTCGCCGCCCTCATGCATGTATTGCCTCACAGCCGCCCAATACAACTGACGCCGCACCAGGAGCTGGTCCCGCCCAAAGACGGACAACGCCTGGCGGACCTTTTCCCGCCTCGCCTCGATCTCGCGCCGACAGCGCTCTACTGGTGCCGGGAAGTCGGCCAACCGGGCGAGGCGATTGAGTTCACGTTTCTGCAGCTCATACAGCGGCCGACAAACGGTGACGGCGCCATCGAAGTATGACCGGACTGGCGGAATTGCTTCCGCTTTTCCCGTATACATCAGGCTCAACATCCATGTCTCGACGACGTCGTCTGCATGATGTCCAAGAGCGACAAAACCGAATCCCCGGACGTCCGCTGCCTCCAGGAGAGTTCGCCGCCTCGCCCGAGCACACGCGAAACAGTCGAGTGGCAACCTCTCCGCCCGGTCAAGACGGGCCTCGATCTCGATCAGCTCGAAGCCCTGCGATCTCAACCAGTCAACCGTCTCTGCAGGGAGACCACGCGTCGCGCCGTCAGCATCCAGGCGCACATGAACAGCCGCAACCTCCAAGGGCCGCTGCAGACGCCGGTTATGTTTGCCAACCAGATACGCCATCGCGAGACTGTCATTGCCACCTGAAACCGCTAGCAACATGCGCTCGCCCTGCGGCAGAACCGGCCACCGCCGGGCGGTTCTACGAAGCTTGCCCAAAATTCGGCCCAGGCAGCGGTCGAGCTGCCGGAGCGCCGAGGCTTCAATCGTCGGCATCCCGCTTTTTGCCGAAGATCGCTGCGACCACCACTCCAAGGAGGTACAACAGAATCATCGGTACAGCGAAAACCGTCTGGGTCGCTACGTCCGGGGTCGGGGTAATGATTGCCGCCACGACAAAGATCAGGAGAACCGCCCATCTGAACCATCGAAGCAACTGGCCGGCGCTGACGATGCCCATTCGAGCAAGGAAAAAAATCAGCATCGGCATTTCGAACACCAGCCCGAGCCCGAGCAGGATCTTCGACATCATCGAGAAATAGGCGTTGATCGTGACGACCTGTTTGAATCCTTCTCCGACACCGAGAAGGAATTTCACCACCATCGGAAACGCGACCAGATAACCAAAATACCCGCCGGCGACAAAAAAGAGTGTTGTGAAGACGATGAACGGGACGAAGAGGCGCCGCTCACGCCTGTAAAGACCCGGCTTCAGGAACTGCCAGACCTGGAACAACAAGACCGGTGAGGCGATGAAAATCGCCGTCAACAGGGCCACTTTGATGTACAGCATGAACGGACTGGGGAGATCCGTGAAGGCGAGTTGCTCCCCAGCCGGAACCGCTTCCAGAAAAGGTTTCTCGAGCCAGTGGAAAATCTTCGGCGCGAAATACCAGCTTCCGAGAAACGCGACGAGGATCGCGATGATACTGAAGAGAATTCGGCGGCGAAGCTCGTCGAGATGATCGAGCAATGTCATCCGCGGGAGCTCTTCTTCGTGCTCCTCTCCCTCGTTCTCAAACACTTCGGGCTCTGCCGAGCTCACTGTTTTCCGGTCTCCTCTGCGTCCGTTCTGCCGGAATCCGGTGGGGTCTCGAGCATCTTCTTGACGGTGCTTTCGATCGGCTTCTCGACCGTATCCTTGATGTTCTTGAGCTCCCTACCGACGTCTCGGATGCCTCTGAGGTCCTTTTCCACATCTCGGAGTTCGTCCGCCGCGACCTCATCCTCGATGGTTCGCTTGAACTCATTCGAGGCACGTCGGAATTCGCCCATCGCCCGGCCGATCGAACGACCTATCTGCGGCATCTTCCGCGGCCCGAAGAGCAGCAGGGCGACGACAAAAATCAGGATCAGCTCGGGCATACCGAGGGTTCCGAACACGAATCCTCCCGCGGTAAGTATACCGAGAATCGAATGAGGAATTCGAAATTAGGAATTCAGAATTCGCACCCACCCCCGAGGAAGACCTGACGGCATGGTCTCACGAGGGAAACAGCAGAACGGAAGTTTTCGTAATAGGAAGCGGGTTACACTTGATTACACGGCTGTCATCCGCCGGCCGGGTCATTCAACAGGGAGATCGATGCCACAGAGAGAAAGCCGAATCCGTCCGATGATCATAGCCCTGGTCATCCTGCTCACAGGTGCGACGGCCGGGGCCCTATTCGGTGAGCGTTCAGTGCCCGAAGAGGAAACCGAGCTGATGATCCGCGCCTCGCGGGTCGTCAACCTCCTTCTGGAGTGGCTGCCGGAGGATCCCGACCCGGCCGATATCGTGTACGACGGCATCAGCGGCATGCTCGAAGTGCTCGACCCGCACTCGAACTACCTCGATCCGAGAACATTCGACAAAATGCGCTCGCGCCAGGAGGGTTCCTTCTTCGGCGTCGGTATCATCATCTCTCGCCGAAACGGAAAGGTCACCGTCATCGCACCCATGGCGGGCACACCGGCCGCGGCCGTTGGCCTCCGAGCCGGCGATGTCATTTCGGCGGTCGGAGACAGAAAAACCGAGGACATGAGCCTGGATGACGTGGTCGAGCTGGTTCGCGGGCCCGAAGGCACATCCGTGGAGTTGACCATCACGCGCCCGGGCCTCGGTGATGATTTCACGGTCGAAATCACCCGCACTCGGATTCCACAGAACACCGTCCGGTATGCCTTCCTTGCCCGCCCTGAGATCGGATACATCAGATTGTCCGAGTTCACATCCTCGAGCGAGAGGGAGGTGCGTGAAGCCATCGCCCGTCTCGACGCCGAGGGGATGCGATACCTGATCCTGGATCTTCGCAACAACCCGGGCGGTTCCCTCGATGCCGCAATCGGAGTTTCGGATGCTTTCCTGTCCAAGGACGATCTCATCGTCACAACGCGAGGTCGAACACCATCCAGCCGTTCGACACTTACCGCACCCGGCCGAGGAGAGATATTCAAAGGCCCGGTTCTCGTTCTCGTGAACGAGGGCTCGGCTTCTGCATCCGAGATCGTCGCAGGAGCGGTCCAGGACCATGACCGGGGACTGGTCCTGGGCGAGACGACCTGGGGAAAGGGCCTCGTTCAAACCGTCTTCACCGTGCGCGACAGCGGGCTCGCGCTGACCACCGCCCGTTACTACACCCCGTCGGGTCGCTCCATCCAGCGAGACTACGCCTCCTACATCGACTACATCACTCATCGCAACGGAAACAACGGCAACGACATCCACGAAACGGATGCCGGCCGGACGGTCCTCGGTGGTGGTGGCATAACGCCAGATGTCATCCTGGAGGCGAGAACACTTTCAGAGAACCTGGCTCGCCTGTACGGGAACTCGGCGTTCTTCCGATACGCGATCGAGCTGCTCAAGGATGTGCCGGAAGAGGATCAGCCGGAAATGGGCCGGGCATTCGTGGCGGATGACGAGACTGTCGACCACTTCCTCGAATGGGTCGCTGAGGAGGAGATCCTGCCCGCCGAAAACATCGATCAGATCCGAAATTCCCCACAGGACCGGACCGACATCGGCCTTGCGATCACCGTCGAACTCAAGAACTCGACCCTCGGCCTGGAGGAAGGCTACAAGGTCGCATTGAACGCCGACGAACAGTTCATCGCAGCCCTCGATCACCTCGATGAGGCGATGGACTTCTGGGTCAGTTGGCAGCAATCAAAC
Protein-coding regions in this window:
- the metK gene encoding methionine adenosyltransferase, with amino-acid sequence MAPNGTHVFTSESVTEGHPDKIADQISDSILDAVLAEDRSGRVACETLVTTGLAFLAGEITTSCYVDFPAIVRDTIKEIGYTRAKFGFDYETCAVISSIDPQSPDIAQGVNPGGAGDQGLMFGYATDETPELMPMPLMMAHQLTKCLSTARRRGELDWLRPDGKSQVSIEYEGDRPRRVEAVVVSCQHSEEIDTETLRTEVREQIIEATVPGELLDANTKIHINPTGRFVIGGPQGDCGLTGRKIIVDTYGGVGSHGGGAFSGKDPSKVDRSASYMARHVAKNIVASGLARRAEVQLAYAIGVVEPVSVLVDTFGTGEVPDERVTAAVRDVFPLSPLGIIEYLDLLRPIYKKTAAFGHFGREEPEFTWERTDRTGDLRTACGS
- a CDS encoding endonuclease III is translated as MSGVTVDQIRKIARRLEEFRSSCRVTTLAEEEKSRSPFRLLVACVISLRTKDEVTAEASKRLFDLAPTADRLAALDPECIAKAIYPAGFYNTKARQLQQIATTLRDQFGGEVPADENALLGLPGVGRKTANLVLGLGFSIPAICVDTHVHRVSNRLGLVATETPEQTEKALNEVLPIELWIPINDLMVTFGQNCCHPTSPRCSECPLDDLCPRIGVTRHR
- a CDS encoding tetratricopeptide repeat protein encodes the protein MALKRDKVLKDAEKLVQKGKFEQAIREYQKILKKYPEDTTIINRVGDLYGRAGELQKAVELYEEIAGHFTRDGFTTKAIAILKKIQRLDPQRLDIFERLAELYFEQGLVIEAKREYQILADWYVKHDQLDKAVEAHEKLVDLDPSNHVSALRLADLLLKQGQAKSALKVYEKLGKVLLDAGKLDQAERLYRHVLEQDPPEGGFLLPVCKVFLESGRQAVAREFLEFGAERSPENVELQTLLVRTQLAHGESQAALESARKILEADPDNAEVRSLVGGALLSAGETSDARDLLVPAVSELLERGDHVGAQAALENLLKEFPEDQEVLRLGVRAYRPSGESETLFTIEAALAESYFTSGEAEGAKRLYIKLLETDPENKQFRQRLAELDGVDVGEAEDQQTIDYDEEEIVIEIEDDVEIEIEEQYPEPIEKSASEPAPAPESFDFEERLAEALVFAKYGLTEKAISHLEDVVLFFPEELEPRKQLALLYAERGDREEAVAMATPIVEHHRSSKSLEGLSDLMTAIPELADASAETGEAVAQAGFTDEESDLIEVVDVDGEMAAEVVDDEEPPELEEFEVDYDSGVHVFDGATEIERKAEPAELEPEPEPAPELPTPPVVEEVADELVEISDSFAGPSTGDLEQIDFFIDQELFEDAARMLANLEEQHGDDPEVAERRRKLKEVGVLLEQVEAVEEGSEELFADEEEYIDLAKELEAELAAEEAMVEEATGRGKGEAILEEVFREFQKGVEEQLSEEDADTHFNLGIAYREMGLLPEAIREFQVASRDNDYFVESCSNIGVCYQEQGMWSEAAEWYQKALVAPDIPEEARMALRYDLAGAYQSAGDLEQAVSLFEEIAAWEPSYREVADRLADLSQQRQAN
- a CDS encoding ribonuclease HII, producing MSCLGSKDRELLRRAGSIIGIDEVGRGALAGPVVVCAAAFVHVPEDDEVRDSKVMTKRQRERAAQRLRDCGARWVVCEVWPEVIDRINILEATRLAMAAAARTLIDEKSVVVTDHVHPGDLDCKVLAKKKADRDYFCVAASSILAKVHRDHLMVNLGRKDPRWHWEENKGYGTAAHRRALQVHGPGSLHRRSFSWSPVLP
- the rplS gene encoding 50S ribosomal protein L19, with protein sequence MDLIREVTQEYLKSDIPDFRPGDNVKVHVRLKEGEKERIQVFEGLVISRKHGGVSETFTVRKISSGIGVERTFPLHTPSIAKIEVSRRGRVRRAKLYYIRNLRGKAARIRERDRNR
- the tatC gene encoding twin-arginine translocase subunit TatC, translated to MSSAEPEVFENEGEEHEEELPRMTLLDHLDELRRRILFSIIAILVAFLGSWYFAPKIFHWLEKPFLEAVPAGEQLAFTDLPSPFMLYIKVALLTAIFIASPVLLFQVWQFLKPGLYRRERRLFVPFIVFTTLFFVAGGYFGYLVAFPMVVKFLLGVGEGFKQVVTINAYFSMMSKILLGLGLVFEMPMLIFFLARMGIVSAGQLLRWFRWAVLLIFVVAAIITPTPDVATQTVFAVPMILLYLLGVVVAAIFGKKRDADD
- the tatA gene encoding twin-arginine translocase TatA/TatE family subunit codes for the protein MFGTLGMPELILIFVVALLLFGPRKMPQIGRSIGRAMGEFRRASNEFKRTIEDEVAADELRDVEKDLRGIRDVGRELKNIKDTVEKPIESTVKKMLETPPDSGRTDAEETGKQ
- a CDS encoding S41 family peptidase, which translates into the protein MPQRESRIRPMIIALVILLTGATAGALFGERSVPEEETELMIRASRVVNLLLEWLPEDPDPADIVYDGISGMLEVLDPHSNYLDPRTFDKMRSRQEGSFFGVGIIISRRNGKVTVIAPMAGTPAAAVGLRAGDVISAVGDRKTEDMSLDDVVELVRGPEGTSVELTITRPGLGDDFTVEITRTRIPQNTVRYAFLARPEIGYIRLSEFTSSSEREVREAIARLDAEGMRYLILDLRNNPGGSLDAAIGVSDAFLSKDDLIVTTRGRTPSSRSTLTAPGRGEIFKGPVLVLVNEGSASASEIVAGAVQDHDRGLVLGETTWGKGLVQTVFTVRDSGLALTTARYYTPSGRSIQRDYASYIDYITHRNGNNGNDIHETDAGRTVLGGGGITPDVILEARTLSENLARLYGNSAFFRYAIELLKDVPEEDQPEMGRAFVADDETVDHFLEWVAEEEILPAENIDQIRNSPQDRTDIGLAITVELKNSTLGLEEGYKVALNADEQFIAALDHLDEAMDFWVSWQQSNLD